The Osmia bicornis bicornis chromosome 9, iOsmBic2.1, whole genome shotgun sequence genome has a segment encoding these proteins:
- the LOC114875136 gene encoding uncharacterized protein LOC114875136, protein MKTSKHKDFAYAMTPLKILSWPVGTWPLQDYNVFSFVRFFCTIFFLVRVSTFIKPILNSTPNSVNTLQLLTLIIVYAEVYLDHTDADENMYALMLIICGILALSKVTYFRIHSTRLIFNFVSAVKDYNEQNDEKKRRIMRHHAYMSRVTFISLMLAANVCSLILSALPVLSRDEDTINMTLADTLKYPLPSENILTLLQLPEYLYLPVFLTEYIILLVISAGNLGSDLLFFGIVFHLCGQAEILKMEFNKILDENSKTTKQFHSLIKRHGYLLNLSEMLNETISSILIVQLLSSIILICACEFQFILALQEKNIVMVTRSTTTMSILMIQLFAYSYVSNYLQYQMNGVGYSSYCCSWYNLPRNAAKDIVFVILKAQNPVHLKAGNFVAVNLETFTSILKASMSCLSVLRIIKEDNLNNRYFLDLLQHFAKMKTTKNEDYTYAMKPLKILSWTMGVWPLEVYNAFTFIRFIFAIGILLLMILILSVEVYLDGSDAEANLDILLLTSCGFLAISKIACFRIYWAELFFNFTSAQKDYDELDDEEKRTIVRRHAYLGRVALASLILSSNFGATFITILPIILKTEEERNVTTEETVKYPIPSAHVIELVKFPKNLQMITFITEYMMLVMTSMGNLGSDGFFFGIVFHLCGQAEVLKMEFSRIVDENGKTVENFHLLLKRHIYLLKLGEMLSDTISVVLAIQLSTSCILICTCGFQFLLALQAENIILSAKTLFVLNALMVQLFAFSYVGDYLKCQMDSIGYALYKCDWYMLPSNVAKNITFVILKAQKPVHLKAGKFFIVNLEGFMSILKTSMSYLSVLRVMINT, encoded by the exons ATGAAGACGTCGAAACACAAGGATTTCGCTTACGCGATGACCCCGTTGAAGATCCTATCGTGGCCCGTGGGCACTTGGCCTCTTCAGGACTACAACGTGTTCTCCTTCGTGCGTTTCTTTTGTACAATCTTCTTTCTGGTACGTGTTTCTACATTTATCAAGCCAATTCTAAATTCTACCCCAAACAGTGTGAATACTTTGCAGCTGTTAACGCTGATCATCGTATACGCGGAGGTATATTTGGATCATACCGACGCCGACGAGAATATGTatgctttaatgttaattatttgTGGCATCCTAGCACTGTCGAAAGTGACGTATTTCCGCATTCATTCTACaagattaattttcaacttcGTCTCGGCCGTGAAGGATTACAACGAGCAGAACgatgaaaagaaacgaagaatcATGCGACACCACGCTTACATGAGCAGAGTAACGTTTATCAGTCTGATGCTTGCTGCTAATGTCTGCTCGTTGATCCTCAGTGCTCTTCCTGTGCTATCCAGAGACGAGGATACGATTAATATGACTTTAGCAGATACATTAAAATATCCTCTACCTTCAGAGAACATTTTAACGCTGTTACAATTGCCAGAATATCTGTACCTGCCAGTTTTCCTTACCGAGTACATAATCTTGTTGGTCATCAGCGCGGGTAATCTTG GCAGCGATTTATTGTTTTTTGGTATCGTCTTTCATCTGTGTGGTCAAGCGGAGATATTGAAAATGGAGTTTAACAAGATCCTCGATGAGAATAGTAAAACTACGAAGCAATTTCATTCGTTAATCAAAAGGCACGGTTACTTGTTAAATCTGAGCGAGATGTTGAACGAAACGATCAGCTCAATTTTGATCGTACAACTATTATCCAGTATCATACTTATTTGTGCGTGTG AATTTCAGTTTATTCTCGCGCTGCAGGAAAAGAATATCGTGATGGTGACGAGATCAACTACCACAATGAGTATCTTAATGATACAATTATTCGCGTACAGTTACGTGAGTAATTACTTGCAGTACCAAATGAACGGGGTTGGATACTCTTCGTACTGCTGCAGCTGGTACAACCTTCCCAGAAATGCGGCAAAGGATATTGTTTTTGTGATACTAAAAGCTCAGAATCCGGTTCATCTGAAGGCTGGGAACTTCGTAGCCGTCAATCTGGAGACTTTCACGAGTATTCTAAAAGCTTCGATGTCCTGTCTCTCGGTACTTCGCATAATA AAAGAAGACAATTTAAACAACAGATACTTTCTTGATCTGTTGCAGCATTTTGCAAAAATGAAGACAACGAAGAACGAGGACTATACTTACGCGATGAAACCGCTAAAAATTCTATCATGGACTATGGGCGTTTGGCCTCTGGAAGTTTACAATGCTTTTACGTTTATACGTTTCATCTTTGCAATCGGGATTTTg TTATTAATGATCCTGATTCTGAGCGTAGAAGTGTATTTAGACGGGAGCGATGCCGAGGCGAATTTGGATATTTTATTGCTGACCAGCTGTGGTTTCTTAGCGATATCGAAAATAGCGTGTTTCCGAATATACTGGGCAGAATTGTTCTTTAATTTCACCTCGGCTCAGAAGGATTACGACGAGCTCGACGACGAAGAGAAACGAACGATCGTGCGACGACACGCTTACTTGGGCAGAGTAGCCTTAGCTTCTTTAATATTATCTTCGAATTTCGGGGCAACTTTCATCACCATTTTACCCATCATACTGAAAACCGAGGAGGAAAGAAACGTGACTACGGAAGAGACAGTAAAATACCCTATTCCTTCGGCACATGTTATAGAACTAGTCAAGTTTCCAAAGAATCTGCAAATGATCACTTTCATTACGGAATACATGATGTTGGTGATGACCAGCATGGGAAACCTTG GCAGCGATGGATTTTTCTTTGGTATCGTGTTTCACCTGTGCGGTCAAGCGGAGGTGTTGAAAATGGAATTTAGCAGAATCGTTGATGAAAACGGAAAAACTGTGGAGAATTTTCACCTGTTACTAAAGAGGCACATCTATTTATTGAAACTGGGAGAGATGCTAAGCGACACTATCAGCGTGGTCTTGGCCATACAACTGTCAACTAGTTGCATACTTATTTGCACATGCG GATTTCAGTTTCTACTCGCTTTACAAGCTGAAAATATCATATTGTCAGCGAAAACATTATTCGTGTTAAACGCCTTGATGGTACAACTGTTCGCATTTAGTTACGTGGGTGATTACTTGAAGTGCCAAATGGATAGTATCGGATACGCTTTGTACAAGTGCGACTGGTACATGCTTCCATCGAACGTAGCTAAGAATATTACATTCGTGATCCTAAAAGCTCAGAAACCAGTGCATCTGAAGGCCGGAAAGTTCTTCATCGTCAATCTGGAGGGTTTCATGAGCATTCTAAAGACTTCGATGTCGTATTTGTCGGTACTCCGGGTAATGATAAACACATGA
- the LOC114875133 gene encoding odorant receptor 47a-like isoform X2 — MVVILSTEMYLDGSDAEANLDALMMSGCGILAVSKVTCFRIYSSRLIINFSSAAKDYNELDNELDNDDEKRTIMRRHAYMAKVTLISMVFSANFCAAIFAILPVLLSNEEESNVTVEDTVTYPMPSAHVIELVKFPESLQLIVFFTEFLMLVVTSMGNLGSDAFFFGIVFHLCGQVEILKMKFSRAIDDSGRGAENLHLLINRHDYLLKLSVMLNDTISLVLAMQLLSSCILICTCGFQFILALHDGNVVMVIKTFIILSTLMIQLYGYSYVGNYLKCQMDEIGYSSYNCSWYKLPTNVAKDIVIVILNAQKPVHLMAGKFFVVNLEGFMSILKTSMSYLSVLRVMINA, encoded by the exons ATGGTAGTGATCCTGAGCACAGAAATGTATCTGGATGGAAGCGATGCCGAAGCGAATCTCGATGCTTTAATGATGTCCGGATGCGGTATTTTAGCAGTGTCGaaggtgacgtgtttccgtaTTTACTCTTCGAGATTGATCATCAATTTTTCCTCGGCTGCGAAAGATTACAATGAGCTCGACAATGAGCTCGACAACGACGACGAGAAACGAACGATCATGCGACGACACGCGTACATGGCCAAAGTAACGCTTATCAGTATGGTATTTTCCGCAAATTTCTGTGCAGCTATCTTTGCCATTTTGCCTGTATTGCTAAGTAACGAAGAGGAGAGCAACGTGACCGTGGAAGATACAGTGACATACCCAATGCCTTCGGCACACGTTATAGAGCTGGTTAAGTTTCCAGAGAGTCTACAACTGATCGTTTTCTTTACGGAATTCTTGATGTTGGTGGTCACCAGTATGGGAAACCTTG GCAGCGATGCATTTTTCTTTGGTATCGTTTTTCACCTGTGCGGTCAAGTGGAGATACTGAAAATGAAGTTTAGCAGAGCGATCGACGATAGTGGTAGAGGTGCGGAAAATTTACACTTGTTAATCAACAGACacgattatttattgaaattaagcGTGATGCTGAACGATACAATCAGTTTGGTTTTGGCTATGCAACTGTTATCCAGTTGTATACTTATTTGTACGTGCG GATTTCAGTTTATCCTCGCGCTGCACGATGGAAATGTTGTGATGGTGATAAAAACGTTCATCATACTGAGCACTTTGATGATACAACTGTACGGGTACAGTTACGTGGGTAATTACTTGAAGTGCCAAATGGATGAAATCGGATACTCTTCGTACAATTGCAGCTGGTACAAACTTCCAACAAACGTGGCCAAGGATATTGTGATCGTGATCCTAAATGCTCAGAAACCGGTTCATCTAATGGCTGGAAAGTTCTTCGTCGTCAATCTGGAGGGTTTTATGAGCATTCTGAAGACCTCGATGTCGTATCTCTCGGTTCTACGCGTAATGATTAACGCATGA
- the LOC114875131 gene encoding uncharacterized protein LOC114875131, which produces MTTAKNEDYTYAMKPLKILSWATGVWPLEVYKVFAFIRFIFAIGILLLMILVLSVEVYLDGSDAEANLDILMMTSCGFLAISKMVCFRAYSAELLFNFSSAQKDYDELDDEEKRTIVRRHAYLSRVAVISLILSSNFGATFITILPIILETEEEKNVTTEETVKYPIPSAHVIELVKFPENLQMIIFITEFLMLLIISMGNIGSDGFFFGIVIHLCGQAEVLKMEFSRIVDENGKTVKNFHALLQRHIYLLQLGEMLSDTISVVLAIQLSTSCILICTCGFQFLLALQAENIMLSAKTLVVLHVLMTQLFAFSYVGDYLKCQMDSIGYALYKCDWYMLPSNVAKNITFVILKAQKPVHLVAGKFFVVNLEGFMSILKTSMSYLSVLRVMINNDSDKINRLFLDMFEHSVKMKTSKNKDFAYAMTLFKIISWSMGIWPLQVYNSFAFIRFLFVVGVLIIMVVILNTELYLDGSNAEANLDALMMTGCGILAVSKVTCFRIYSSRLIINFSSAAKDYNELDNDNEKRMIMRQHAYMAKVTLLSLVVSSNCCAAIFAILPMLISNIEESNATTEETVIYPIPSAHVIELVKFPENLQMIIFISEFLMLVVTSVGNLGSDGFFFGIVFHLCGQAEVLKMEFSRVVDANGKIVENFHLLLKRHNYLLKLGEMLSDTISVVLAIQLSTSCILICTCGFQFLLVLQEGNTMLSAKTLFVLNALMIQLFAFSYVGDYLKCQMDSIGYSLYKCGWYMLPSNVAKNITFVILKAQKPMHLMAGKFFVVNLEGFMSILKTSMSYLSVLRVMINT; this is translated from the exons ATGACGACAGCGAAGAACGAGGACTATACTTACGCGATGAAACCGCTAAAAATTCTATCATGGGCTACGGGCGTTTGGCCTCTGGAAGTTTACAAAGTTTTTGCGTTTATACGTTTCATCTTTGCAATCGGCATTTTg TTATTAATGATCCTGGTTCTGAGCGTAGAAGTGTATTTAGACGGGAGCGATGCCGAGGCGAATTTGGATATTTTAATGATGACCAGCTGTGGTTTCTTAGCGATATCGAAAATGGTGTGTTTCCGAGCTTACTCGGCCGAATTGTTGTTCAACTTTTCGTCGGCTCAGAAGGATTACGACGAACTCGATGATGAAGAGAAACGGACGATCGTGCGACGGCATGCTTACTTGAGCAGAGTAGCCGTTATTTCGCTAATATTATCTTCGAATTTCGGGGCAACTTTCATCACCATTTTACCCATTATACTAGAAACTGAGGAGGAAAAAAACGTGACTACGGAAGAGACAGTAAAATACCCTATTCCTTCGGCACATGTTATAGAACTAGTCAAGTTTCCAGAGAATCTGCAAATGATCATTTTCATTACGGAATTCTTGATGTTGTTGATAATCAGCATGGGAAATATTG GTAGCGATGGATTTTTCTTTGGTATCGTGATTCATCTGTGCGGTCAAGCGGAGGTGTTGAAAATGGAATTTAGCAGAATCGTTGATGAAAACGGAAAAACTGTGAAGAATTTTCACGCGTTACTACAGAGGCACATCTATTTATTGCAACTGGGAGAGATGCTAAGCGACACGATCAGCGTGGTCTTGGCCATACAACTGTCAACTAGTTGCATACTTATTTGCACATGTG GATTTCAGTTTCTCCTCGCTTTACAAGCTGAAAATATCATGTTGTCAGCGAAAACGTTAGTCGTATTACACGTCTTGATGACACAACTGTTCGCATTTAGTTACGTGGGTGATTACTTGAAGTGCCAAATGGATAGTATCGGATACGCTTTGTACAAGTGCGACTGGTACATGCTTCCATCGAACGTGGCTAAGAATATTACATTCGTGATATTAAAAGCTCAGAAACCAGTGCATCTGGTAGCCGGAAAGTTCTTCGTCGTCAATCTGGAGGGTTTCATGAGCATTCTGAAGACTTCGATGTCGTATTTGTCGGTACTCCGCGTAATGATAAAC AACGATAGCGATAAGATCAACAGACTGTTTCTCGACATGTTCGAGCATTCTGTAAAAATGAAGACGTCAAAGAACAAAGACTTCGCTTACGCGATGACACTATTCAAGATTATCTCCTGGTCTATGGGCATTTGGCCCCTTCAAGTTTACAATTCCTTCGCCTTTATCCGTTTCCTTTTCGTGGTCGGCGTTTTG ATAATAATGGTAGTGATCCTGAACACAGAATTGTATCTGGATGGAAGCAATGCCGAAGCGAATCTCGACGCTTTAATGATGACCGGATGCGGTATTTTAGCAGTGTCGaaggtgacgtgtttccgtaTTTACTCTTCGAGATTGATCATCAATTTTTCCTCGGCTGCGAAAGATTACAACGAGCTCGACAACGACAATGAGAAACGAATGATCATGCGACAACACGCGTACATGGCCAAAGTAACGCTTCTCAGTCTGGTAGTATCCTCAAATTGCTGTGCAGCTATCTTTGCCATTTTGCCCATGTTGATAAGTAATATAGAGGAGAGCAACGCGACTACGGAAGAGACAGTAATATATCCTATTCCTTCGGCACATGTTATAGAATTGGTCAAATTTCCAGAGAATCTGCAAAtgatcattttcatttcggAATTCTTGATGTTGGTGGTAACCAGCGTGGGAAACCTTG GCAGCGATGGATTTTTCTTTGGTATCGTGTTTCACCTGTGCGGTCAAGCAGAGGTGTTGAAAATGGAGTTTAGCAGAGTGGTTGATGCAAACGGAAAAATTGTGGAGAATTTTCACCTGTTACTAAAGAGGCACAACTATTTATTGAAACTGGGAGAGATGCTAAGCGACACCATCAGCGTGGTCTTAGCCATACAGCTGTCAACTAGTTGCATACTTATTTGCACTTGCG GATTTCAGTTTCTCCTGGTTTTACAAGAAGGAAATACCATGTTGTCGGCGAAAACATTGTTCGTATTAAACGCCCTGATGATACAACTGTTCGCATTTAGTTACGTGGGTGATTACTTGAAGTGCCAAATGGATAGTATCGGATACTCTTTGTACAAGTGTGGCTGGTACATGCTTCCATCGAACGTGGCTAAGAATATTACATTCGTGATACTAAAAGCTCAGAAACCAATGCATCTGATGGCTGGAAAGTTCTTCGTCGTCAATCTGGAGGGTTTTATGAGCATTCTGAAGACTTCGATGTCGTATCTGTCGGTACTCCGCGTAATGATAAACACATGA
- the LOC114875133 gene encoding odorant receptor 47a-like isoform X1, whose amino-acid sequence MRTSKNKEFAYAMRPFKILSWSMGIWPLQVYNSFAFIRYLFVVGILLLMVVILSTEMYLDGSDAEANLDALMMSGCGILAVSKVTCFRIYSSRLIINFSSAAKDYNELDNELDNDDEKRTIMRRHAYMAKVTLISMVFSANFCAAIFAILPVLLSNEEESNVTVEDTVTYPMPSAHVIELVKFPESLQLIVFFTEFLMLVVTSMGNLGSDAFFFGIVFHLCGQVEILKMKFSRAIDDSGRGAENLHLLINRHDYLLKLSVMLNDTISLVLAMQLLSSCILICTCGFQFILALHDGNVVMVIKTFIILSTLMIQLYGYSYVGNYLKCQMDEIGYSSYNCSWYKLPTNVAKDIVIVILNAQKPVHLMAGKFFVVNLEGFMSILKTSMSYLSVLRVMINA is encoded by the exons ATGCGGACATCGAAGAACAAAGAATTTGCTTACGCGATGAGACCGTTCAAGATTCTCTCCTGGTCTATGGGCATTTGGCCTCTTCAAGTTTACAATTCGTTCGCCTTCATACGTTACCTTTTCGTGGTCGGCATTTTG TTATTAATGGTAGTGATCCTGAGCACAGAAATGTATCTGGATGGAAGCGATGCCGAAGCGAATCTCGATGCTTTAATGATGTCCGGATGCGGTATTTTAGCAGTGTCGaaggtgacgtgtttccgtaTTTACTCTTCGAGATTGATCATCAATTTTTCCTCGGCTGCGAAAGATTACAATGAGCTCGACAATGAGCTCGACAACGACGACGAGAAACGAACGATCATGCGACGACACGCGTACATGGCCAAAGTAACGCTTATCAGTATGGTATTTTCCGCAAATTTCTGTGCAGCTATCTTTGCCATTTTGCCTGTATTGCTAAGTAACGAAGAGGAGAGCAACGTGACCGTGGAAGATACAGTGACATACCCAATGCCTTCGGCACACGTTATAGAGCTGGTTAAGTTTCCAGAGAGTCTACAACTGATCGTTTTCTTTACGGAATTCTTGATGTTGGTGGTCACCAGTATGGGAAACCTTG GCAGCGATGCATTTTTCTTTGGTATCGTTTTTCACCTGTGCGGTCAAGTGGAGATACTGAAAATGAAGTTTAGCAGAGCGATCGACGATAGTGGTAGAGGTGCGGAAAATTTACACTTGTTAATCAACAGACacgattatttattgaaattaagcGTGATGCTGAACGATACAATCAGTTTGGTTTTGGCTATGCAACTGTTATCCAGTTGTATACTTATTTGTACGTGCG GATTTCAGTTTATCCTCGCGCTGCACGATGGAAATGTTGTGATGGTGATAAAAACGTTCATCATACTGAGCACTTTGATGATACAACTGTACGGGTACAGTTACGTGGGTAATTACTTGAAGTGCCAAATGGATGAAATCGGATACTCTTCGTACAATTGCAGCTGGTACAAACTTCCAACAAACGTGGCCAAGGATATTGTGATCGTGATCCTAAATGCTCAGAAACCGGTTCATCTAATGGCTGGAAAGTTCTTCGTCGTCAATCTGGAGGGTTTTATGAGCATTCTGAAGACCTCGATGTCGTATCTCTCGGTTCTACGCGTAATGATTAACGCATGA
- the LOC114875139 gene encoding cilia- and flagella-associated protein 61-like: MLKRENHEREDISGYIGFFEYTLVIYDRNPYVSAICRAGLVFDGQLVIDPEFRTNDPSIFAAGTMTKYRRRYYADSWQHKYYNSIEVGDRLASVLRSLIDNHQRNNVEPTDTLKNKKYLTLPMFRAPHIVACILPGGYRYLHIRKPGKMLLRSIAIRFDFYGKVLTTGSCTSEIGYFRIRLNRYDSVETITCFSKKDFEVYHMIALYGKHETMLNELKTRYQNSLISDLYAYFREPWAMAIFYDRFECLRVENRATLLSKTAIPGQSLNDDCVRTLIRSKWNAMSDSDRRSIEAKYAGSVYQQELEESLLDFLQFSEEDIPVYCTPRKLHQLYTNIENSPLYNDL; encoded by the exons ATGTTGAAG CGAGAAAACCATGAACGTGAAGATATTTCTGGGTATATCGGTTTCTTCGAGTACACCCTGGTGATATACGATAGAAATCCGTACGTTTCAGCGATTTGCAGAGCTGGACTTGTGTTCGACGGTCAGCTGGTCATAGATCCGGAGTTCAGGACGAACGATCCATCGATCTTTGCCGCTGGGACCATGACCAAGTACCGTAGACGATACTACGCGGATTCCTGGCAACACAAGTATTACAACAGCATCGAAGTCGGCGATAGA CTGGCGTCCGTTCTTCGATCGCTTATCGACAACCATCAACGCAACAACGTGGAACCGACTGACACGTTAAAAAACAAGAAATATTTAACTCTACCCATGTTTCGTGCACCGCATATCGTGGCCTGCATTTTACCTGGTGGTTATCGTTACCTTCACATTCGCAAGCCTGGAAAAATGCTTCTGCGTAGCATCGCGATTCGTTTCGACTTTTAC GGCAAAGTGCTGACGACAGGCTCTTGCACGTCGGAAATCGGCTACTTCCGGATACGATTGAACCGTTACGACTCGGTGGAGACCATCACCTGTTTCAGCAAAAAG GATTTCGAAGTGTACCATATGATCGCGTTGTACGGGAAACACGAAACGATGTTGAACGAGTTGAAAACGCGATACCAA AACTCGCTGATCTCCGATTTGTACGCGTACTTCCGGGAGCCCTGGGCGATGGCGATATTCTACGATCGATTCGAGTGTCTGCGAGTGGAGAACCGTGCTACCTTGTTGTCGAAAACG GCGATCCCTGGTCAGTCATTGAACGACGATTGCGTACGAACTCTGATAAGATCAAAATGGAACGCG ATGTCAGACAGCGATCGTCGTTCCATCGAAGCGAAATACGCGGGTTCCGTCTATCAGCAAGAGCTTGAAGAAAGTCTGTTGGACTTTCTACAATTCTCTGAAGAGGATATTCCCGTGTATTGCACTCCAAGAAAGTTACATCAATTATATACAAATATTGAGAATAGTCCTCTGTACAATGATCTTTAA
- the LOC123988165 gene encoding uncharacterized protein LOC123988165: MFEHSVKMKTSKDKDFAYAMTLLKILSWPVGTWPLQHYNVFSFVRFFCTIFFLLLMLITIHAELYLDHTDADENMNALILIICGILALSKVTYFRIHSTKLIFNFHSAVNDYNELNDGKKRRIMRHHAYMSRVTFISLMLAANVCSLILTAQSVLSRNEDTINMTLAETLKYPLPSENILTLLQLPEYLYLPVFLTEYIILLVISAGNLGSDLLFFGIVFHLCGQTEILKMEFTKMLDENNKTTKQFHSLIKRHDYLLNLSEMLNETISSILVVQLLFSCILICACGKEYRDGDEINYYNEYLNDTIVRV, encoded by the exons ATGTTCGAGCATTCTGTAAAAATGAAGACGTCAAAGGACAAAGACTTCGCTTACGCAATGACCCTATTGAAGATCCTGTCGTGGCCCGTGGGCACTTGGCCTCTTCAACACTACAATGTATTCTCCTTCGTGCGTTTCTTTTGTACAATCTTCTTTCTG cTGTTAATGCTGATCACCATACACGCGGAGTTATATTTGGATCATACCGATGCCGACGAGAATATGAAtgctttaatattaattatttgtgGCATCCTAGCGCTGTCGAAAGTGACGTATTTCCGCATTCAttctacaaaattaattttcaatttccactCGGCCGTGAATGATTACAACGAACTGAACGAtggaaagaaacgaagaatcATGCGACACCACGCTTACATGAGCAGAGTAACGTTTATCAGTCTAATGCTTGCTGCTAATGTCTGCTCGTTGATTCTTACTGCACAATCTGTGCTATCCAGAAACGAGGATACGATTAATATGACTTTAGCAGAAACATTAAAATATCCTCTACCTTCAGAGAACATTTTAACGCTGTTACAATTGCCGGAATATCTGTACCTGCCAGTTTTCCTTACCGAGTACATAATCTTGTTGGTCATCAGCGCGGGTAATCTTG GCAGCGATTTATTGTTTTTTGGTATCGTCTTTCACCTGTGTGGTCAAACAGAAATACTGAAAATGGAGTTTACCAAGATGCTCGATGAGAATAATAAAACTACGAAGCAATTTCATTCGTTGATCAAAAGGCACGATTACTTGTTAAATCTGAGCGAGATGCTGAACGAAACGATCAGCTCTATTTTGGTCGTACAACTATTATTCAGTTGCATACTTATTTGTGCGTGTG GAAAAGAATATCGTGATGGTGACGAGATCAACTACTACAATGAGTATCTTAATGATACAATTGTTCGCGTATAG
- the LOC123988164 gene encoding odorant receptor Or1-like yields MFPDLFEHSVKIMTSKNKDFASAMRPFKILSWSMGIWPLQVYNSFAFIRYLFVVGILLLMIVILNTELYLDGSDAEANLDALMMTGCSVLAVSKVICFRLYSSRLIINFSSAAEDYNELDNDNYDDKKKRTIMRRHAYMAKVTLISLVLSANFCAAIFAILPVLLSNEEESNVTVEDTVTYPMPSAHVIELVKFPESLQLIVFFTEFLMLVVTTIGNQGSDGLFFGIVFHLCGQAEILKIKFSKAIDDGDRGAENLHLLINRHDYLLKLSVMLNDTISLVLAMQLLVSCILICTCGFQFILSLHDGNVVMVIKTFIILSTLMIQLFAYSYLGNYLKCQMDDIGYSSYDCSWYKLPTNVAMVIVIVILKAQKPVHLMAGKFFVVNLEGFMSILKTSMSYLSVLRVMINT; encoded by the exons ATGTTTCCCGACCTGTTCGAGCATTCAGTAAAAATAATGACATCGAAGAATAAAGACTTTGCTAGCGCGATGAGACCGTTCAAGATTCTCTCCTGGTCGATGGGCATTTGGCCTCTTCAAGTTTACAATTCGTTCGCCTTTATACGTTACCTTTTCGTAGTCGGCATTTTG TTATTAATGATAGTGATCCTGAACACAGAACTGTATCTGGATGGAAGCGACGCCGAAGCGAATCTGGATGCTTTAATGATGACCGGATGTAGTGTTTTAGCAGTATCGAAGGTGATATGTTTCCGACTCTACTCTTCGAGATTGATCATCAATTTTTCCTCGGCTGCGGAAGATTACAACGAGCTCGACAACGACAACTATGACGACaaaaagaaacgaacgatCATGCGACGACACGCGTACATGGCCAAAGTAACGCTTATTAGTCTGGTACTTTCCGCAAATTTCTGTGCAGCTATCTTTGCCATTTTGCCTGTATTGTTAAGTAACGAAGAGGAGAGCAACGTGACCGTGGAAGATACAGTGACATACCCTATGCCTTCGGCACACGTTATAGAGCTGGTAAAGTTTCCAGAGAGTCTACAACTGATCGTTTTCTTTACGGAATTCTTGATGTTGGTGGTCACCACTATCGGAAACCAAG GCAGCGATGGTCTTTTCTTTGGTATCGTTTTTCACCTGTGCGGTCAAGCAGAAATACTGAAAATAAAGTTTAGCAAAGCGATCGACGACGGTGATAGAGGTGCAGAAAATTTGCATTTGTTAATCAACAGACacgattatttattgaaattgagCGTGATGCTGAATGATACAATCAGTTTGGTTTTGGCTATGCAACTGCTAGTCAGTTGTATACTTATTTGTACGTGCG GATTTCAGTTCATTCTTTCGCTGCACGATGGAAATGTTGTGATGGTGATAAAAACGTTCATCATACTGAGCACTTTGATGATACAACTGTTCGCGTACAGTTACTTGGGTAATTACTTGAAGTGCCAAATGGATGATATAGGATACTCTTCGTACGATTGCAGCTGGTACAAACTTCCAACAAACGTGGCCATGGTTATTGTAATCGTGATCCTAAAAGCTCAGAAACCGGTTCATCTAATGGCTGGAAAGTTCTTCGTCGTCAATCTGGAGGGTTTTATGAGCATTCTGAAGACTTCGATGTCATATTTGTCGGTACTACGCGTAATGATAAACACATGA